CTCTCTTGATGTTATATAACTGTACTTCATAGCTCCAATATCATAGCTATCTCATCGCACTGTGGAAATTTAACACAATTTATACATTCTCCCCAAACTTTGTGGGGAAGGGTTTCCTTTTTCACCTCACGGAAGTTAAACCTGCTAAAAAAATCTGTTGCGTAAGTGAGCACAAAAACTCTCTTTATGCCAAGCTGTTTAGCCTCTTCAAGGCACTTTTCTACCAAAAGGGAGCCAACACCGTTGTTTCTGTGATCTCTTCTTACCGCAAGACTCTTTATCTCTGCTAAGTCTTCCCACACTATGTGAAGAGCGGAGCAACCTATCACCTCCTCTTCATCTTCACATACCCAAAAGTCCCTTATATCTTCGTAGATGGAGTTTAGGCTTCTGGGTAAAAGAATGCCCTCCTTGGCGTATTCATTTATAAGTGTGTAAAGTTTGGGAGCATCTTTCAAAATAGCTTTTCTCACCTTCATGTGTTATAATTTACGCCCGGAGGGAATAAAGATGCTGTTTCAAAAATCCTTTTGGTTAAACTTAGTTCTCTTGGTAGGTTTTTCCTTTTCTTGTCCAGCAAGCATAAGCATAGAGGATGCTATACGGATAGCAAAACCTTATGTGGGAGAGGTGATCCATTCAAGCAAAGGACAGAGCAAGAAAACGGGAGAATGCTACTACAGAGTTAGAGGCACAGAAGGAACCGCTCTGATAGATGCCAAAGACGGAAAGCTTATAAGGTTTTACAGGAGTAGGTAGATTAACCAACATCATATCCGCCCAGCACTAAGGACCTTATGCGCAAAGTAGGTTGTGCATCTGTGACGGGCACTCCCTGACCATCCTTACCGCAAGTGCCTATGCTCCATCCCAAGTCGTTTCCTACCGCATCCACATCTTGCAAAGCTCTTGGTCCGTTTCCCATAAGCATGGCAGACCTTATGGGATAAGTGATCTCGCCATTCTCTATGAGATAACCTTCCATAATCTCAAAAACAAAATCACCTGTGAGAGTGTTTACCTCACCTCCTCCCATCTTCACAACATAAACACCCCTCTTTGTGTCTTTTAGGATGTCATCAGGATTATCCTTGCCCGGCAGTATAAAGGTGTTTGTCATTCTCACCATAGGTACATAAGCATAGCTCTGCCTTCTACCGTTTCCTGTGGAGCCAACTTTGTCTTTCATGGCACTCAGTCTGTCATACATATAACCCACAAGGTAGCCCTTGTCTATAAGAAGGGTTCTTTGAGCAGGTACTCCCTCGTCATCTACAGTAAAAGAACCGTTATATCCTTCAAGGCTTGCATCATCTACTACACTTACAAGCTCGCTGGCAACTTTTTCACCAAGCCTACCTTTGTACACAGAAAGACCCTTCTGAACCAGGTCCGCCTCAAGCCCATGCCCCACCGCCTCGTGTATCATAGTGCCACCAGCCTGAGAGGACATCACCACAGTAAAGCTTCCCGCTGGTGCAGGCTTTGCAGAAAGCATAAGCAGAGCTCTTTTTACTGCTATGTCCGCTATCAACTCTGGAGGTTTTTCTTTAAAGATCTCAAAACCTCTGAGACCACCTAATGACTCA
The sequence above is drawn from the Hydrogenobacter hydrogenophilus genome and encodes:
- a CDS encoding N-acetyltransferase, producing MKVRKAILKDAPKLYTLINEYAKEGILLPRSLNSIYEDIRDFWVCEDEEEVIGCSALHIVWEDLAEIKSLAVRRDHRNNGVGSLLVEKCLEEAKQLGIKRVFVLTYATDFFSRFNFREVKKETLPHKVWGECINCVKFPQCDEIAMILEL
- a CDS encoding PepSY domain-containing protein, with the translated sequence MLFQKSFWLNLVLLVGFSFSCPASISIEDAIRIAKPYVGEVIHSSKGQSKKTGECYYRVRGTEGTALIDAKDGKLIRFYRSR
- a CDS encoding TldD/PmbA family protein; this translates as MLQTQESVKDLLKEKAGYILSYLMSGGGQYGEIFYERSRICRIHFENNKVEKVQWGIDEGVGIRLIKDGKTYYGYTTDITFENLVQIAKALSMGNACGPVAVGKRYIRGKTHVEIDIDAQDIAYRTELLKRANERARSYGDKVKQVLVVLMDKTREVLIINNLGETAEDEQKRVVFFTDVVVSDGHTLQRGYESLGGLRGFEIFKEKPPELIADIAVKRALLMLSAKPAPAGSFTVVMSSQAGGTMIHEAVGHGLEADLVQKGLSVYKGRLGEKVASELVSVVDDASLEGYNGSFTVDDEGVPAQRTLLIDKGYLVGYMYDRLSAMKDKVGSTGNGRRQSYAYVPMVRMTNTFILPGKDNPDDILKDTKRGVYVVKMGGGEVNTLTGDFVFEIMEGYLIENGEITYPIRSAMLMGNGPRALQDVDAVGNDLGWSIGTCGKDGQGVPVTDAQPTLRIRSLVLGGYDVG